The following are from one region of the Mycolicibacterium helvum genome:
- a CDS encoding MBL fold metallo-hydrolase — translation MLREALRLAAGTASLAAGGWVLRALNDAPASLGARPGEIQSVADGSPNYREGVFHNLEPASPMRLDAEENRLVLFDMLSRRSASRPPGTIPLAHSAAPINSEPLAVSWLGHSTALIEIDGYRVLTDPVWSDRCSPSRTVGPQRLHPVPAPLESLPALDAVVVSHDHYDHLDMDTVLALARTQRAPFVVPLGIGAHLRQWHIPPERIIELDWNEQARIGDLTLVCTPARHFSGRFLSRNTTLWSSWAIIGPRHRAYFGGDTGYTGSFEQIGADHGPFDLTLMPIGAYNTAWPDIHMNPEEAVRAHRDVSDAGLLVPIHWCTFRLAPHPWAEPVERLLVSADDAGVRTAVPRPGGRVVAATAGAIDRWWEL, via the coding sequence TTGTTGAGAGAGGCCCTGCGACTGGCTGCCGGCACCGCATCGCTGGCCGCTGGCGGCTGGGTCCTGCGGGCCCTGAACGACGCTCCCGCATCCCTGGGGGCGCGGCCCGGCGAGATCCAGTCGGTCGCTGACGGCTCGCCCAACTACCGCGAAGGCGTGTTCCACAACCTGGAGCCCGCCTCGCCGATGCGACTGGACGCCGAGGAAAACCGCCTCGTGCTGTTCGACATGCTCAGCCGCCGCTCGGCCAGCCGCCCGCCTGGAACCATTCCGCTGGCCCACTCGGCCGCCCCGATCAACTCAGAGCCGCTCGCAGTCAGCTGGCTCGGCCACTCGACGGCCCTGATCGAGATCGACGGCTACCGGGTGCTCACCGATCCGGTGTGGAGCGATCGCTGTTCGCCCTCGCGCACCGTGGGTCCCCAGCGGCTGCATCCGGTGCCCGCGCCGCTGGAATCGCTGCCGGCCCTCGACGCGGTGGTGGTCAGCCATGACCACTACGACCACCTGGACATGGACACGGTGCTGGCGCTGGCCCGCACACAGCGGGCACCGTTCGTCGTCCCGCTCGGCATCGGCGCACATCTGCGGCAGTGGCACATCCCGCCGGAGCGCATCATCGAGCTGGACTGGAACGAGCAGGCCCGGATCGGCGACCTCACCCTGGTGTGCACGCCCGCCCGACATTTCTCCGGCCGGTTCCTGTCCCGTAACACCACGCTGTGGTCGTCCTGGGCAATCATCGGCCCGCGGCACCGTGCCTACTTCGGCGGAGACACCGGCTACACCGGCAGCTTCGAACAGATCGGCGCCGACCACGGCCCGTTCGACCTGACGCTGATGCCGATCGGGGCGTACAACACCGCCTGGCCAGACATCCACATGAATCCCGAGGAAGCAGTGCGCGCCCATCGCGATGTCAGCGATGCCGGGCTGCTGGTCCCGATTCATTGGTGCACATTCCGGCTGGCTCCACATCCGTGGGCCGAGCCGGTCGAACGGTTGCTGGTATCCGCTGACGATGCCGGCGTGCGGACCGCGGTTCCACGTCCCGGCGGCCGGGTCGTCGCCGCCACGGCGGGGGCAATAGACCGATGGTGGGAGCTGTGA
- the prrA gene encoding two-component system response regulator PrrA has translation MDSSSAAPRVLVVDDDPDVLASLERGLRLSGFEVATAVDGAEALRSATETRPDAIVLDINMPVLDGVSVVTALRAMDNDVPVCVLSARSSVDDRVAGLEAGADDYLVKPFVLAELVARVKALLRRRGATATFSSETIQVGPLEVDIPGRRARVNGVDVDLTKREFDLLAVLAEHKTAVLSRAQLLELVWGYDFAADTNVVDVFIGYLRRKLEAGGAPRLLHTVRGVGFVLRTQ, from the coding sequence ATGGACAGTAGTTCAGCGGCACCCCGAGTACTGGTGGTCGATGACGATCCCGACGTGCTCGCATCGCTGGAGCGCGGGCTGCGGCTATCCGGATTCGAGGTGGCCACCGCCGTCGACGGCGCCGAAGCCCTGCGCTCGGCCACCGAAACCAGACCCGACGCGATCGTCCTCGACATCAACATGCCGGTGCTGGACGGCGTGAGCGTGGTGACCGCGTTGCGCGCGATGGACAACGACGTGCCGGTCTGCGTGCTCTCGGCCCGCAGCTCGGTCGACGACCGGGTCGCCGGCCTGGAGGCCGGGGCGGACGACTACCTGGTCAAACCGTTCGTGCTGGCCGAGCTGGTGGCCCGGGTCAAGGCGCTGCTGCGCCGACGGGGCGCGACGGCGACGTTCTCCTCGGAGACCATTCAGGTCGGCCCGCTCGAGGTCGACATCCCGGGCCGGCGGGCCAGGGTCAACGGCGTCGACGTCGACCTCACCAAGCGTGAGTTCGATCTGCTTGCGGTGCTCGCCGAACACAAGACCGCCGTGCTGTCCCGTGCCCAGCTGCTCGAGCTGGTGTGGGGTTACGACTTCGCCGCCGACACCAACGTCGTCGACGTCTTCATCGGTTATCTGCGCCGCAAGCTTGAAGCCGGCGGCGCGCCCCGACTGCTGCACACCGTACGCGGCGTGGGCTTCGTGTTGCGCACTCAGTGA
- a CDS encoding TetR/AcrR family transcriptional regulator, which produces MEILDSKAARTRRRILDVSARVFAEQGYGGASLRRIAAEAGLQVGSLYFHFRTKDELVAATLVDGVESARIALEEAIASVPEDAAAVDRLRAAIRGHLEALHASDERAAAVVRMVETLPPNLRSEHVVHERRFARVWQDVLDRGRHAGVVRDDVDPRILRDLVVGALNSTSTNNPAAKKDLSAVTEAMLTLLEPNP; this is translated from the coding sequence GTGGAGATTCTCGACAGCAAGGCCGCCAGGACTCGTCGCCGAATTCTCGACGTCTCAGCCAGAGTGTTCGCCGAACAGGGCTACGGCGGGGCAAGCCTGCGCCGGATCGCGGCCGAGGCTGGGTTGCAGGTGGGGAGCCTTTACTTTCACTTCCGCACCAAGGACGAACTGGTCGCGGCCACCTTGGTGGACGGTGTCGAGTCGGCACGGATTGCGTTGGAGGAGGCAATCGCCTCGGTCCCCGAGGACGCCGCGGCGGTTGATCGGCTGAGGGCGGCGATCCGTGGGCATCTTGAAGCGCTGCATGCCAGCGACGAGCGCGCTGCGGCAGTGGTTCGGATGGTCGAGACGCTCCCGCCGAACCTGCGTTCCGAACACGTCGTGCACGAGCGCCGCTTCGCCCGGGTCTGGCAGGACGTGCTTGACCGCGGTCGTCACGCCGGCGTGGTCCGGGATGACGTCGACCCGCGGATCCTGCGAGACTTGGTCGTCGGGGCGCTCAACAGCACCTCGACGAACAACCCTGCTGCGAAGAAGGATCTCAGCGCCGTCACCGAAGCTATGTTGACGCTGCTGGAGCCGAATCCCTAG
- a CDS encoding carboxyl transferase domain-containing protein: MSRIGAAELRDAALDPGSFRSWDDAPLLVDADEAYTRELEQARAATGFDEAVLTGEGTVFGRRVAVVACEFDFLAGSIGVAAAERITAAVERATAEKLPLLASPSSGGTRMQEGTVAFLQMVKIAAAVTQHKRAHLPYLVYLRHPTTGGVFASWGSLGHITAAQPGALIGFLGPRVYEQLYGEPFPPGVQTAENLLRHGVIDAVVGVEALRATLDRALTVITDAPTAPPAAAPAEPVPDVPAWESVIASRRPDRPGVSWLLREGATDRVLLSGTHGEAATTVLALARFGGQPAVVVGQRRVVGGVVGPAALREARRGMALAAGLQLPLVLVIDTAGPALSAEAEQDGLAGEIARCLSDLVTLDTPTVSVLLGQGSGGPALAMVPADRVLAAQHGWLAPLPPEGASAIVFRDTAHAPELAAAQGVRSADLLRNGIVDAIVPEHPDAADEPVEFARRLSNAIAREIHDLREQPSDLRYTGRLQRYRRIGLPG, from the coding sequence ATGAGCCGCATCGGGGCCGCCGAACTACGCGACGCCGCACTGGACCCTGGGTCGTTCCGAAGCTGGGATGACGCACCTTTGCTCGTCGACGCCGACGAGGCCTACACCCGTGAACTCGAGCAGGCCCGAGCCGCCACCGGTTTCGACGAGGCGGTGCTAACCGGTGAGGGCACCGTGTTCGGCCGTCGGGTGGCTGTGGTGGCCTGTGAGTTCGACTTCCTGGCCGGGTCGATCGGAGTGGCCGCAGCCGAACGCATCACCGCAGCTGTCGAGCGTGCGACGGCCGAGAAGCTGCCGCTGCTGGCGTCGCCGAGCTCGGGTGGCACCCGCATGCAGGAGGGCACCGTCGCCTTCCTGCAGATGGTGAAGATCGCCGCGGCCGTCACCCAGCACAAGCGGGCGCACCTGCCCTATCTGGTGTATCTGCGGCACCCGACCACCGGTGGGGTGTTCGCGTCGTGGGGTTCGCTGGGGCACATCACCGCGGCCCAGCCGGGCGCTCTAATCGGCTTCCTCGGGCCGCGGGTGTACGAGCAGCTCTATGGCGAACCGTTCCCGCCCGGCGTGCAGACCGCGGAGAATCTGCTGCGGCACGGCGTAATTGACGCGGTGGTCGGCGTGGAGGCGCTGCGCGCTACGTTGGATCGCGCGCTGACCGTCATCACCGACGCACCGACGGCACCGCCGGCCGCAGCCCCCGCCGAGCCGGTGCCAGACGTGCCGGCGTGGGAGTCGGTGATCGCCTCCCGGCGCCCCGATCGGCCCGGCGTGAGCTGGTTGCTGCGGGAGGGCGCCACCGACCGCGTGCTGCTGTCCGGCACGCACGGCGAGGCCGCCACCACGGTGCTGGCGCTGGCCCGTTTCGGCGGCCAGCCCGCCGTCGTCGTCGGCCAGCGACGAGTCGTCGGCGGCGTGGTGGGCCCCGCTGCCCTACGCGAGGCCCGCCGCGGCATGGCGCTGGCCGCCGGCCTGCAACTGCCGTTGGTGCTGGTCATCGACACCGCCGGGCCCGCGCTGTCGGCCGAGGCCGAGCAGGATGGGCTGGCCGGCGAGATCGCCCGGTGCCTGTCCGATCTGGTCACGCTGGACACCCCGACGGTGTCGGTGTTGCTCGGCCAGGGCAGCGGCGGGCCCGCATTGGCGATGGTCCCGGCCGACCGGGTGCTGGCCGCCCAGCACGGCTGGCTGGCCCCGCTTCCGCCGGAGGGCGCCAGCGCCATCGTTTTCCGCGACACCGCGCATGCCCCGGAACTGGCTGCGGCACAAGGAGTTCGATCAGCAGATCTGCTGCGCAACGGCATCGTCGACGCGATCGTGCCCGAACACCCCGACGCCGCCGACGAACCTGTCGAGTTCGCCCGCCGGCTGTCCAATGCGATCGCCAGGGAGATTCACGACCTACGCGAGCAGCCGTCGGACCTGCGCTACACGGGCCGCCTTCAGCGGTATCGGCGGATCGGCTTGCCCGGCTAG
- a CDS encoding NUDIX hydrolase → MAVDTALLTLDPADPELMVLQVRRADAPGWGLPGTFLHPGERLADAVERSLQAKADVRGLRPRQLHVFDDPGRDSRGWTLSVAHVEIVPIRRLDSRRPGQTRLAAAARPGRLRHGHGEIITRAVEHVRDRYAEQPDPGHLLGRQFTLGELHRVHQAVAGRPLQRDGFRRLMKPLLRPTGHLITGTGGRPAELFRRNP, encoded by the coding sequence GTGGCGGTCGACACCGCACTGCTGACCCTCGATCCGGCCGACCCGGAGTTGATGGTTCTGCAGGTGCGTCGCGCCGACGCCCCTGGCTGGGGGCTGCCGGGAACCTTCCTGCACCCCGGCGAGCGGCTTGCCGACGCGGTCGAGCGGTCACTACAAGCCAAGGCCGATGTGCGCGGGCTGCGCCCACGTCAGCTGCATGTGTTCGACGACCCCGGGCGGGACAGCCGCGGTTGGACACTGTCGGTGGCGCACGTTGAAATCGTGCCGATACGCCGACTCGACTCCCGCAGGCCGGGCCAGACGCGACTGGCCGCGGCGGCCCGACCGGGCCGGCTGCGCCACGGGCACGGCGAGATCATCACCCGCGCGGTCGAGCATGTCCGCGACCGCTATGCCGAGCAGCCCGACCCCGGCCATCTGCTCGGGCGGCAATTCACTCTGGGCGAGCTGCACCGGGTGCATCAGGCGGTGGCCGGGCGGCCGCTGCAGCGCGACGGGTTCCGCCGACTGATGAAACCGCTGCTGCGGCCCACCGGTCATCTGATCACCGGCACCGGCGGCAGGCCCGCGGAGCTGTTCCGGCGCAACCCCTGA
- a CDS encoding ABC transporter ATP-binding protein, producing MTATEWRGRLDEAPDDLPIDEASPRRREARALLGSLLAPFTMTVGLLALVVIVENVARLSVPLLVQRGIDHAIPPLVAGGSARELIIVVVVLCGVVCVQAISRLMFLNRSGRIGQRVLLEVRRRVFRHFQRLDVAFHDRYTSGRVVSRLTNDVEAIQDMLETGFDSLITAVLTLFGTAILLVVLDVRLGLVCLAAFPILVALVWWFSSASAKTYRRVRESAALVIVQFVETMTGIKAVQAYRREPRNQEIFDEVADRYRADNEETFRQLAIFMPAVKLVGNLATGAVLLYGGSRVLHGEMTVGTLAAFLLYLRMFFEPMQEISQFFNTFQSASSALEKLAGVLAQEPAIADPPVPVHPERIRGEIAFGTVQFSYVPDRLVLPGLSVVVPAGQTVALVGTTGAGKTTIAKLIARFYDPTSGAVTLDGVALRDFAQSDLRRHVVMVTQENFLFSGTVADNIRFGRPTATDAEVHAAAVAVGAHEFIAALPEGYDTDVATRGGRLSAGQRQLIAFGRAFLADPAVLILDEATSSLDIPSERLVQRALRTVLADRTALIIAHRLSTVEIADRVLVLEHGRIVEDGPPGELIDSQGRYAALHRAWLESLA from the coding sequence ATGACCGCGACCGAGTGGCGGGGCCGCCTCGACGAAGCGCCCGACGACCTGCCGATCGACGAGGCCAGCCCGCGCCGCCGGGAGGCCCGTGCGCTGCTGGGCTCGTTGCTTGCACCGTTCACAATGACCGTTGGGCTGCTGGCGCTGGTGGTCATTGTGGAAAACGTTGCGCGGCTATCTGTTCCGCTACTGGTTCAGCGCGGTATCGACCACGCCATCCCGCCGCTGGTGGCCGGCGGCTCGGCTCGTGAGCTGATCATCGTCGTTGTGGTGCTGTGCGGTGTGGTGTGCGTCCAGGCGATCAGTCGGCTGATGTTCCTGAATCGCTCCGGGCGCATCGGCCAGCGGGTGCTGCTGGAAGTGCGCCGTCGGGTTTTCCGGCATTTTCAGCGCCTCGACGTGGCGTTCCACGACCGCTACACGTCCGGGCGGGTGGTCAGCCGGTTGACCAACGACGTCGAGGCGATCCAGGACATGCTGGAGACGGGTTTCGACAGCTTGATCACCGCTGTCCTGACGTTGTTCGGCACGGCGATCCTGCTGGTCGTCCTCGACGTGCGACTGGGGCTGGTGTGCTTGGCCGCCTTCCCAATTCTGGTCGCGCTGGTGTGGTGGTTCTCGTCCGCGTCGGCCAAGACCTACCGCCGGGTTCGGGAAAGCGCAGCGTTGGTCATCGTGCAGTTCGTCGAGACGATGACCGGCATCAAGGCGGTGCAGGCCTATCGCCGCGAGCCGCGCAATCAGGAGATCTTCGACGAGGTCGCGGATCGGTACCGCGCGGACAACGAAGAGACCTTTCGGCAGTTGGCGATCTTCATGCCGGCGGTCAAGCTCGTCGGCAATCTGGCCACCGGCGCGGTGCTGCTGTACGGCGGCTCCAGGGTGCTGCACGGCGAGATGACGGTCGGCACCCTGGCGGCGTTCCTGCTGTACCTGCGGATGTTCTTCGAACCGATGCAGGAGATCTCGCAGTTCTTCAACACTTTCCAGTCGGCGTCATCGGCGCTGGAGAAGCTCGCCGGGGTGTTAGCCCAGGAGCCGGCGATCGCCGACCCGCCGGTGCCGGTGCACCCGGAGCGCATACGCGGTGAGATCGCTTTCGGCACCGTGCAATTCAGCTATGTGCCGGATCGCTTGGTGCTGCCGGGGCTGTCGGTCGTCGTGCCGGCCGGGCAGACCGTCGCGCTGGTTGGCACCACCGGCGCGGGTAAAACCACCATCGCCAAACTCATCGCGCGGTTCTACGACCCGACATCGGGGGCAGTCACCCTCGACGGCGTTGCTCTGCGCGATTTCGCGCAGAGCGACCTGCGCCGCCACGTCGTGATGGTCACCCAGGAGAACTTCCTGTTTTCCGGGACCGTCGCCGACAACATCCGCTTCGGTCGGCCGACGGCGACGGACGCCGAGGTGCACGCCGCCGCGGTCGCGGTGGGGGCGCACGAGTTCATCGCGGCGCTGCCCGAGGGCTACGACACCGACGTGGCCACCCGTGGGGGACGGTTGTCCGCCGGACAGCGACAGCTGATCGCATTCGGCCGAGCGTTCCTCGCCGACCCGGCGGTGCTGATCCTCGACGAGGCGACCTCATCGCTGGACATCCCGAGCGAGCGGCTGGTACAGCGGGCGCTGCGGACGGTGCTGGCCGACCGGACGGCGCTGATCATCGCCCACCGGTTGTCGACGGTCGAGATCGCCGACCGGGTGCTGGTGCTCGAGCACGGCCGCATCGTCGAGGACGGCCCGCCGGGTGAGCTCATCGACTCCCAGGGCCGTTATGCCGCGTTGCACCGGGCCTGGCTGGAATCGCTGGCCTGA
- a CDS encoding acyl-CoA dehydrogenase family protein — protein sequence MAVIPRRTQDHMSHDVFLPNETVEVRARARESVARHLAPVAREIGSQQESVDSFPWQAFRGLASDGLFAVPFGPQHGAGLEYPMLGTCTVAEEIAYESSSIAGVYDGQCILVPATLRHASTRLHDMLVPDLVSGKQAFAFATTEPETSSDLTAERLGTFAEETDGGFIVNGRKRWITNSVVANWVSMLVRDGRMGNRAHMLLIDLRSPGVRIGSPDLKMGHRGQITADIVLEDVRVPRENLLGEPGRGMAVALSALVRGRIGIGAAGVGVAQAALDLAVHRLQTRHVFGRPLGAMQHWQFQMAQRATELECARSLYQKAAMLLDTGDATAEPEAAMAKAYGTRLANDLVREAIQIHGALGFARQVGETGESLRLEEMYRDAKILEIFEGANELQQWIVARRLIGRDITG from the coding sequence ATGGCCGTCATTCCCCGCCGCACCCAAGACCACATGTCCCATGACGTCTTCCTTCCCAATGAGACGGTCGAAGTGCGGGCGCGGGCGCGGGAGTCTGTCGCACGCCACCTCGCGCCCGTGGCGCGCGAGATCGGGTCGCAGCAGGAGTCCGTCGACAGCTTTCCCTGGCAGGCGTTCCGCGGCCTGGCCTCCGACGGGTTGTTCGCCGTACCGTTCGGGCCCCAGCACGGCGCTGGACTGGAATACCCGATGTTGGGCACCTGCACGGTCGCCGAGGAGATCGCCTACGAATCGTCCTCGATTGCCGGCGTCTATGACGGGCAGTGCATCCTTGTGCCTGCCACACTGCGCCACGCAAGCACCCGACTACACGACATGCTGGTCCCCGACTTGGTCTCCGGCAAGCAGGCCTTCGCGTTCGCCACGACCGAACCCGAGACGAGTTCGGATCTGACCGCCGAGCGACTCGGCACGTTCGCAGAAGAGACCGATGGCGGGTTCATCGTCAACGGCCGGAAACGCTGGATCACCAACAGTGTTGTGGCCAATTGGGTTTCGATGCTGGTGCGCGACGGGCGGATGGGAAACCGGGCGCACATGCTTTTGATCGACCTGAGGAGCCCAGGGGTTCGGATCGGCAGCCCTGATCTGAAGATGGGCCACCGCGGGCAGATCACCGCCGACATCGTCCTCGAAGACGTGCGCGTTCCCCGCGAGAATCTGCTCGGCGAGCCGGGCCGTGGAATGGCGGTCGCGCTGTCTGCACTTGTCCGCGGCCGCATCGGCATCGGCGCGGCCGGTGTCGGAGTAGCGCAGGCCGCCCTCGACCTGGCGGTGCACCGGCTACAGACCCGTCATGTCTTTGGCAGGCCGCTGGGGGCCATGCAGCACTGGCAGTTCCAGATGGCTCAGCGCGCCACCGAACTCGAGTGTGCCCGCAGCCTTTATCAGAAGGCCGCGATGCTGCTGGACACCGGCGATGCCACCGCCGAGCCCGAGGCCGCGATGGCCAAGGCTTATGGCACCCGATTGGCGAACGACCTCGTGCGGGAAGCCATCCAGATCCATGGCGCTCTCGGCTTCGCCCGCCAGGTGGGCGAAACCGGCGAGTCGCTTCGCCTCGAAGAAATGTACCGAGACGCCAAGATCCTCGAAATCTTCGAGGGCGCAAACGAACTTCAGCAATGGATCGTGGCTCGCCGGCTGATCGGCCGCGACATTACCGGCTGA
- a CDS encoding enoyl-CoA hydratase: MIGINRVGDVTTIELQRSERRNALNSELVDSLREAVEKAAADDVRAIVLTGQGTVFCAGADLSGDVFAADFPDKAIALNKAIDAVPMPVIGAINGPAIGAGVQLAMICDLRVVAPGAYFQFPIAKYGLALDNWSVRRLSSLAGYGRARGMLLGAEKLDADTALMTGMANRLGDLADAQAWAAEIAGLAPLSLQASKRVLNDDGAFEEQWPAHKDLFDKAWGSQDVIEAQVARIEKRAAKFTGA, from the coding sequence ATGATCGGTATCAACCGCGTGGGGGATGTGACCACGATCGAGCTGCAGCGTTCGGAAAGACGCAACGCGCTCAATTCCGAACTCGTCGATTCGCTGCGCGAAGCGGTGGAGAAGGCGGCCGCTGACGATGTCCGCGCGATCGTGCTGACCGGCCAGGGCACGGTGTTCTGCGCCGGAGCCGACCTGTCCGGGGACGTGTTCGCCGCCGACTTCCCGGACAAGGCCATCGCCTTGAACAAGGCGATCGACGCCGTCCCGATGCCGGTGATCGGTGCGATCAACGGCCCGGCGATCGGGGCGGGTGTGCAACTGGCGATGATCTGCGACCTGCGCGTGGTGGCCCCGGGTGCGTACTTCCAGTTCCCGATCGCCAAATACGGTCTGGCGCTCGATAACTGGAGTGTCCGCCGGTTGAGCTCGCTGGCCGGTTACGGGCGTGCCCGCGGCATGCTGCTGGGCGCCGAGAAGCTGGACGCCGACACGGCGCTGATGACCGGGATGGCCAACCGGCTCGGCGATCTGGCCGACGCGCAGGCCTGGGCCGCCGAGATCGCCGGTCTGGCGCCGCTGTCGTTACAGGCATCCAAGCGGGTGCTCAACGACGACGGCGCCTTCGAGGAGCAGTGGCCCGCCCATAAGGACCTCTTCGACAAGGCGTGGGGCAGCCAGGACGTCATCGAGGCCCAGGTGGCCCGCATCGAGAAGCGCGCCGCCAAGTTCACGGGGGCCTGA
- a CDS encoding ABC transporter ATP-binding protein, with protein sequence MRSDPAIAAPRPAPRAASDLFRLLPYLMPYRARWITMITVAITSLVATVAIPLMTKAVIDGPVRHQDQRGLWVLGTAAMAVGVSEAVLWFIRRWLVARATMGVEVDIRKDLYARLQILPMSFHGRWQSGQLLSRIMNDLSVIRRLLSFGLVFLILNVLQIIIVTIILLAMYWPLGVVVLVSIAPITVTVLHFERAFTRLSRQAQDQAGHVATQVEESALGLRAVKSFGREDYVYDRFDEQASGLYDTQIQKVAVSAKFWTMLEVIPNLTLIVVLGFGAYAAGHGLVTLGTLVAFITMMLSLVWPIASLGFLLSMTQEAMTAANRIAEIFDAPREITDGPGTAVPRGGRLELADVGFCFPDSDAFALRHVNVTVEPGETLALVGATGSGKSVLASLLPRLYDVTEGAIRIDGIDIRELSLEALRETVATAFEDPTLFSMSVAENLRLGRSEASDDDLTRAIEIAAAQFVYDLPFGLQTRIGEQGMSLSGGQRQRLSLARAILAAPRILVLDDTLSALDVHTEAQVTAALRRVLVGVTAVVVAHRASTVLLADKVALLDTVDGAGTITHIGTHAELLATVPRYRFLLAADDELDDGCEPRPGWEDDDQRRRLDRAYEEACEQRDAVRRAADYSGSEGRPR encoded by the coding sequence GTGCGCTCGGATCCGGCTATCGCCGCGCCACGTCCAGCGCCACGGGCCGCCTCCGATCTGTTCCGGTTGCTGCCGTATCTGATGCCCTATCGCGCGCGCTGGATCACGATGATCACCGTCGCGATCACGAGTCTGGTGGCCACTGTCGCCATCCCGCTGATGACGAAGGCGGTGATCGACGGGCCGGTCCGCCACCAGGACCAGCGGGGCTTGTGGGTGCTCGGTACGGCGGCCATGGCGGTGGGCGTCTCCGAGGCGGTGCTGTGGTTCATCCGCCGCTGGCTGGTGGCCCGGGCGACCATGGGGGTGGAGGTCGATATCCGCAAGGATCTCTACGCCCGGCTGCAGATCCTGCCGATGTCGTTTCACGGCCGCTGGCAATCCGGCCAGCTGTTGTCGCGAATCATGAACGACCTCAGCGTTATTCGACGGCTGCTCTCGTTCGGGTTGGTCTTTCTGATCCTCAATGTCCTGCAGATCATCATCGTCACGATCATCTTGCTGGCGATGTACTGGCCGCTCGGGGTGGTGGTGCTCGTCTCGATCGCGCCGATCACCGTTACCGTGCTGCATTTCGAGCGTGCCTTCACCCGGCTGTCCCGCCAAGCCCAGGACCAGGCCGGCCACGTCGCCACCCAGGTCGAGGAATCGGCGCTGGGATTGCGCGCGGTGAAATCATTCGGCCGCGAAGACTACGTCTACGACCGGTTCGACGAGCAGGCCAGCGGGCTCTATGACACCCAGATCCAGAAGGTCGCGGTGTCGGCCAAGTTCTGGACGATGCTCGAGGTGATTCCCAACCTCACGCTGATCGTCGTGCTGGGCTTCGGGGCCTACGCCGCTGGGCACGGGCTGGTCACCCTCGGCACCCTCGTCGCGTTCATCACGATGATGCTGTCGCTGGTCTGGCCGATCGCCTCGCTCGGCTTCCTGCTGTCGATGACCCAGGAGGCGATGACGGCGGCCAACCGGATCGCCGAGATCTTCGATGCCCCCCGCGAGATCACCGACGGGCCTGGCACGGCCGTGCCGCGCGGCGGCCGGTTGGAGCTAGCCGACGTCGGTTTTTGTTTCCCTGACAGCGACGCTTTCGCGTTGCGCCACGTCAACGTCACCGTCGAACCGGGGGAGACCCTGGCTCTGGTGGGCGCCACCGGTTCCGGCAAGTCGGTGCTGGCGTCGCTGCTGCCCAGGCTCTACGACGTCACCGAAGGCGCGATCCGCATCGACGGCATCGATATCCGCGAGCTGTCCCTTGAGGCGCTCCGCGAGACTGTCGCCACCGCCTTCGAGGACCCGACCCTGTTCTCGATGTCGGTGGCCGAGAACCTGCGACTCGGACGATCCGAGGCATCCGACGACGACCTCACCAGGGCCATCGAGATCGCCGCCGCCCAGTTCGTCTACGACCTGCCATTCGGCCTGCAGACCCGGATCGGGGAACAAGGCATGAGCCTGTCGGGCGGTCAGCGGCAACGACTTTCACTGGCCCGCGCCATCCTGGCCGCGCCGCGGATCCTGGTGCTCGACGACACGCTGTCGGCCCTTGACGTCCATACCGAAGCCCAGGTCACCGCGGCGTTACGGCGAGTGCTGGTCGGTGTCACGGCGGTGGTGGTCGCCCACCGAGCCTCGACGGTGCTGCTCGCCGACAAGGTCGCGCTGCTCGACACGGTCGACGGCGCGGGCACCATCACCCACATCGGCACCCACGCCGAATTGCTGGCCACCGTGCCGCGCTACCGCTTCCTGCTGGCGGCCGACGACGAGCTAGACGACGGCTGTGAGCCCAGGCCCGGGTGGGAGGACGACGACCAGCGCCGACGGCTCGACCGTGCGTACGAGGAGGCCTGCGAGCAGCGTGACGCTGTGCGCCGGGCCGCCGATTACTCGGGGTCGGAAGGCAGGCCACGATGA